A genomic segment from Brevundimonas sp. SORGH_AS_0993 encodes:
- a CDS encoding tryptophan halogenase family protein — protein sequence MDAPSKPIDRIVIVGGGTAGWMAAAALAHTFNGSGKTVTLVESAVIGIIGVGEATIPEILKFNARLGIDEADFLRETKATFKLGIEFDGWRREGERYFHPFGAFGLDMEGIAFHHFWLKARAEGGDEPLETYSMAWQAARRGRFAHPQGGPQSPLSSLGYAYHFDAGLYAAFLRRFAEGQGVVRHEGKVVEVRRGEDGDLSGLTLDDGRTIEGDFFIDCTGFIGLLIERTLEAGYEDWSRWLPCDSAVAVPCERAGPLSPYTRATAREAGWQWRIPLQHRVGNGYVYASDHISHDAAEAALMARLEGPALAEPRRLRFKTGRRRECWKRNCVAVGLSSGFLEPLESTSIHLIQSAITKLINLFPAKRDDDGLRATFNALMEEEFTTVRDFLILHYKVTERAGTTFWDEVRTMTVPDRLVEKIALFQATGRIVRRDHDIFAESSWLAVAVGQGVKPTGRHPVSDVLGRDENRGRLAAIRDSIWRTADALPSHEEALTAAMGVRRG from the coding sequence GTGGACGCCCCCTCGAAGCCTATAGACCGCATCGTCATCGTCGGTGGCGGAACGGCCGGCTGGATGGCTGCGGCCGCCCTGGCCCACACCTTCAACGGCTCGGGCAAGACCGTCACCCTGGTGGAATCGGCAGTCATCGGCATCATCGGGGTGGGCGAGGCGACGATTCCGGAAATCCTGAAGTTCAACGCCCGCCTCGGCATCGACGAGGCCGATTTTCTCCGTGAGACCAAGGCCACCTTCAAACTAGGCATCGAGTTCGACGGTTGGCGGCGCGAGGGGGAGCGGTACTTCCACCCCTTCGGCGCCTTCGGCCTGGACATGGAGGGCATCGCCTTCCACCACTTCTGGCTCAAGGCTCGCGCCGAGGGTGGCGACGAGCCTCTGGAGACCTATTCCATGGCCTGGCAAGCGGCGCGCCGGGGCCGGTTCGCCCATCCGCAGGGCGGGCCGCAGTCGCCCCTGTCCAGCCTGGGCTACGCCTATCATTTCGATGCGGGTCTTTACGCCGCTTTCCTGCGCCGCTTCGCCGAAGGGCAGGGCGTCGTTCGCCACGAGGGCAAGGTGGTCGAGGTCCGGCGCGGCGAGGACGGCGATCTGTCCGGCCTGACTCTGGACGACGGACGAACGATCGAGGGCGACTTCTTCATCGACTGCACCGGCTTCATCGGCCTGTTGATCGAACGGACGCTGGAGGCCGGCTATGAGGACTGGTCTCGTTGGCTCCCTTGCGACAGCGCTGTCGCCGTGCCGTGCGAACGGGCCGGGCCGCTGTCGCCCTATACGCGCGCGACCGCGCGAGAGGCCGGCTGGCAATGGCGCATTCCGCTGCAGCACCGGGTCGGCAACGGCTATGTCTATGCGTCGGATCACATTTCCCACGATGCGGCCGAGGCGGCGCTGATGGCGCGACTGGAAGGGCCGGCCCTGGCGGAACCGCGGCGGCTACGGTTCAAGACCGGACGTCGGCGCGAATGCTGGAAGCGGAACTGCGTCGCCGTGGGCCTGTCCAGCGGCTTTCTTGAACCGCTGGAATCGACCAGCATCCACCTGATCCAGAGCGCCATCACCAAGCTGATCAACCTGTTCCCGGCCAAGCGCGACGACGATGGCCTGAGGGCGACATTCAACGCCCTGATGGAAGAGGAATTCACAACGGTGCGAGACTTCCTGATCCTGCACTACAAGGTGACGGAGCGGGCGGGCACGACCTTCTGGGATGAGGTCAGAACCATGACCGTGCCGGATCGTCTGGTCGAGAAGATCGCCCTGTTCCAGGCGACGGGGCGAATCGTCCGGCGCGATCACGACATCTTCGCCGAGAGCAGTTGGCTGGCGGTCGCCGTGGGGCAGGGGGTGAAGCCCACGGGTCGTCACCCCGTGTCGGATGTTCTGGGGCGGGACGAGAACAGGGGGCGGCTGGCGGCCATTCGCGACAGCATCTGGCGCACAGCCGATGCGTTGCCCTCTCATGAAGAAGCCCTGACGGCCGCCATGGGCGTCCGCAGGGGTTAG